In Lacibacter sp. H375, one DNA window encodes the following:
- a CDS encoding bifunctional nuclease family protein, giving the protein MKKIELEIVALSHSITQTHSYAVVLGEVNGLRRLPIVIGGFEAQAIAVALERMQPSRPLTHDLMKNFMMAFNVELHEIVINDLQEGIFYSKLLCSTDHDTVEIDSRTSDALALAVRFGCPIYTYENILESAGILMEDEEKKKEEVAVSSSPVSSSGEEKEDLKSLSIEELQTLLNDVLEQEDYIRAIAIRDELSNRKK; this is encoded by the coding sequence ATGAAAAAGATAGAACTGGAAATAGTTGCCCTTTCGCACAGCATCACTCAAACGCACAGCTATGCAGTTGTGTTAGGTGAAGTAAACGGACTGCGTCGGTTACCCATCGTTATTGGCGGTTTTGAAGCACAGGCTATTGCTGTGGCACTTGAACGTATGCAACCCAGTCGCCCCCTTACACATGACCTGATGAAGAATTTCATGATGGCTTTTAATGTGGAGTTGCATGAGATAGTGATCAACGATCTGCAGGAAGGTATCTTCTACTCCAAACTGCTTTGCTCTACTGACCATGATACGGTTGAGATCGACAGCCGCACCAGCGATGCACTTGCACTTGCTGTTCGTTTTGGCTGCCCCATTTATACCTACGAGAATATTCTTGAAAGTGCCGGCATTTTAATGGAAGATGAAGAGAAGAAAAAAGAAGAAGTGGCTGTGAGCAGTTCACCGGTTAGCAGCAGTGGTGAAGAAAAAGAAGACCTCAAATCATTAAGTATTGAAGAACTGCAAACCTTGCTCAACGATGTATTGGAGCAG
- a CDS encoding electron transfer flavoprotein subunit alpha/FixB family protein, with amino-acid sequence MSVLIFIDSAEGHVKKSSFEALTYGAHLAKQLGTSAEGVLLGTVADDVAALGKYGVTKIHHVANESLNHVDAQVYTKAIADVATAAGATVIVLSHNVTGKAVSPRLSARLKAGLVAGAVGLPDTSNGFVAKKGVFSGKAFAHIAVSTPVKILSLSPNSFKTEAGEGTAEVVAANFTVDTAKVKVTATNKVTGQVPLSEAELVVSGGRGLKGPENWGMIEELAGLLGAATACSRPVADAHWRPHHEHVGQTGGAIAPNLYVAVGISGSIQHLAGVNRSRVIVVINKDPEAPFFKAADYGIVGDAFDVVPKMIQEVKKLKGVA; translated from the coding sequence ATGTCTGTTTTAATATTCATCGACTCTGCCGAAGGTCATGTAAAAAAATCTTCGTTTGAAGCATTAACTTATGGTGCACATTTAGCCAAACAACTCGGCACAAGTGCCGAAGGCGTTTTGTTGGGAACAGTGGCTGATGATGTGGCAGCATTGGGGAAATATGGTGTTACAAAAATTCATCATGTTGCCAACGAGAGCTTAAACCATGTGGATGCACAGGTGTATACCAAAGCAATTGCTGATGTGGCCACTGCTGCAGGTGCAACTGTGATCGTCCTTTCACATAATGTAACAGGTAAAGCTGTTTCACCACGACTGAGTGCAAGATTAAAAGCAGGTTTGGTAGCCGGTGCAGTTGGTTTGCCCGATACAAGTAATGGATTTGTTGCAAAGAAAGGCGTGTTCAGTGGAAAAGCATTTGCACATATTGCTGTGAGCACTCCTGTAAAAATTCTTTCCCTAAGCCCTAACTCATTTAAGACAGAAGCTGGTGAAGGAACTGCAGAAGTGGTTGCAGCAAATTTTACTGTTGATACAGCAAAAGTAAAAGTAACGGCAACGAATAAGGTAACCGGACAGGTTCCGTTAAGCGAAGCTGAATTGGTGGTAAGTGGTGGCCGTGGTTTGAAAGGACCAGAGAATTGGGGCATGATCGAAGAACTGGCTGGTTTACTCGGTGCTGCTACTGCATGTAGTCGCCCTGTAGCCGATGCACATTGGCGTCCGCATCACGAACATGTTGGACAAACAGGGGGTGCCATTGCACCCAATCTTTATGTTGCTGTCGGTATCAGCGGTTCTATCCAGCACCTTGCCGGTGTAAACCGCAGCAGAGTGATCGTTGTGATCAATAAAGATCCGGAAGCACCGTTCTTTAAAGCAGCCGACTATGGTATTGTGGGCGATGCTTTTGATGTGGTACCGAAAATGATACAGGAAGTAAAGAAACTAAAGGGAGTAGCTTAA
- a CDS encoding electron transfer flavoprotein subunit beta/FixA family protein, with protein MKILVCISKTPDTTAKIAFTDNNTKFAQDGVQWIINPYDEWYALVRAIELKEKDPSTVIHLVTVGPADADPIIRKALALGGDEAIRVNADSHDSFYIAAQIAEIAKQGAYDLVFTGKETIDYNGSSIGGMVAELLDQPYVSLATKFDINGTIATINREIEGGEETCEVSLPVVVSCQKGMAEQRIPNMKGIMGARTKPLKAVEPVAVDALTSVSSFELPPAKAGVKLVDPENVGELVRLLHEEAKVI; from the coding sequence ATGAAGATTTTAGTTTGTATCAGTAAAACGCCTGATACCACCGCAAAAATAGCTTTCACCGATAACAACACAAAGTTTGCGCAGGATGGCGTGCAGTGGATCATTAATCCGTACGACGAATGGTATGCTTTGGTACGTGCCATTGAACTGAAAGAAAAAGATCCTTCTACCGTTATTCATCTTGTAACTGTTGGACCTGCCGATGCAGATCCCATCATCCGTAAAGCCTTGGCATTGGGTGGCGATGAAGCCATTCGTGTAAATGCTGATAGTCACGACAGTTTTTATATTGCTGCACAAATTGCAGAGATCGCCAAACAAGGTGCATACGACTTAGTATTTACAGGTAAAGAAACCATCGATTATAATGGTTCATCTATTGGTGGTATGGTTGCCGAGTTACTCGATCAACCTTATGTATCGCTTGCAACCAAATTCGACATCAATGGCACAATTGCAACGATCAATCGTGAAATTGAAGGTGGCGAAGAAACATGCGAGGTTAGTCTGCCCGTTGTTGTCAGTTGCCAGAAAGGAATGGCCGAGCAACGCATCCCCAACATGAAAGGAATTATGGGCGCACGTACAAAACCGTTGAAAGCAGTTGAACCTGTAGCCGTAGATGCATTGACATCTGTTTCTTCGTTTGAATTGCCTCCTGCAAAAGCCGGTGTAAAACTGGTTGATCCGGAGAATGTAGGAGAATTGGTGAGATTACTTCATGAAGAAGCCAAGGTAATTTGA